The proteins below come from a single Argentina anserina chromosome 1, drPotAnse1.1, whole genome shotgun sequence genomic window:
- the LOC126797787 gene encoding nudix hydrolase 18, mitochondrial-like, producing the protein MVAVVSQENMVSRTGRHLQRYSKGRRQVVGCIPYRYKNSKQSLSMDDGAKELEVLVITSQKGKRMLFPKGGWEIDESKEGAASRETLEEAGVRGTIEFELGKWSFKSKSHDAYYEGYMFPLHVKEQLDFWPEKNLRQRIWMNVQEAREVCQHWWMKEALDRLVSRLASQQQQQLQEQQQYEDQELGPAVLKSMRANL; encoded by the exons ATGGTAGCTGTGGTATCTCAAGAAAACATGGTTTCTCGCACAGGAAGGCACTTGCAGCGTTACAGCAAAGGTCGTCGCCAAGTCGTGGG ATGTATTCCATATAGATATAAAAATTCCAAGCAGAGTCTATCAATGGATGATGGTGCAAAAGAACTAGAAGTTCTTGTCATTACTTCACAAAAGGGCAAAAGGATGCTCTTCCCTAAG GGAGGGTGGGAAATAGATGAATCCAAGGAAGGGGCAGCCTCTCGAGAGACGCTGGAGGAAGCCGGGGTACGAGGAACCATTGAG TTTGAATTGGGTAAGTGGAGTTTCAAGAGCAAATCCCATGATGCTTACTATGAAGGTTACATGTTCCCATTACATGTCAAGGAGCAGTTAGATTTCTGGCCGGAGAAGAATCTGCGCCAAAGAATATGG ATGAATGTTCAAGAAGCAAGAGAAGTATGTCAGCATTGGTGGATGAAAGAAGCCTTGGATAGATTAGTAAGTCGTCTCGCATctcagcaacaacaacagctacaagaacaacaacaatatgAAGACCAAGAATTAGGCCCGGCAGTTCTTAAATCAATGAGGGCAAATCTGTGA
- the LOC126797739 gene encoding probable methionine--tRNA ligase — protein MGDLAAPPKLPIPGQRNVLITSALPYVNNVPHLGNIIGCVLSADVFARYCRLRCYNTVYVCGTDEYGTATETKAMEEKCSPKEICDKYHAIHKQVYEWFNISFDKFGRTSAPEQTEVCQAIFNRLLKNNWLSENTMQQLYCDTCTRFLADRLVEGTCPTPGCDYTSARGDQCEKCGKLLNPTELKDPKCKVCKSPPRIRDTNHLFLELPLLKDRLEEYINKMSVEGSWSQNAIQATNAWLKEGLRQRCITRDLKWGVPVPHDNFRDKVFYVWFDAPIGYVSITKCYTPDWEKWWKNPENVELYQFMGKDNVPFHTVMFPSTLLGTGENWTLMKTISVTEYLNYEDGKFSKSKGIGVFGNDAKDTNIPVEVWRYYLLTNRPEISDTLFTWADLQAKLNSELLNNLGNFINRVLSFVAKPSGQGYDSIIPDAPDALSDPLTNRTAEKVGKCVEEYVEAMEKVKLKQGLKLAMSISSQGNIYLQESQFWKLYKVDQPRCSVVMRTAVGLVHLLACLLEPFMPSFSVEVFKQLNLPPETQISLCDDKGEIERARRPWEILPIGHKIGKPEPLFKELNDEEVDSLRKKFAGSQADRKERQEAEAVKLAEQLKKSKVSDKTGKKKQAPKSATEAEITISRLDIRVGLITKAQKHPDADSLYVEEIDVGEGQPRTVVSGLVKFIPLEEMQNRKVCVLCNLKPATMRGIKSQAMVLAASDSDHTAVELVDPPNSAQVGERITFPGFEGEPDDVLNPKKKVWETLQVDFHSNDMLEACYKDIPLTTSAGVCTVKSICGGSIR, from the exons ATGGGAGACCTCGCCGCCCCTCCCAAGCTCCCCATCCCCGGCCAACGCAACGTCCTCATCACCAGCGCCCTGCCCTACGTCAACAACGTCCCTCACCTCGGCAACATCATCGGCTGCGTTCTCAGCGCCGACGTCTTCGCTCGCTACTGCCGCCTCCGCTGCTACAACACCGTCTATGTCTGCGGCACCGATGAGTACGGCACCGCCACCGAGACCAAGGCTATGGAGGAGAAGTGTAGCCCCAAGGAGATCTGCGACAA GTATCATGCGATTCATAAGCAGGTGTATGAGTGGTTCAATATAAGCTTTGACAAATTCGGAAGGACTTCAGCGCCTGAGCAGACCGAGGTTTGTCAGGCGATTTTCAATAGGCTGCTGAAGAATAACTGGCTTTCAGAGAACACAATGCAGCAG CTTTACTGTGATACATGCACGCGCTTTTTAGCCGACAGGCTCGTGGAGGGAACTTGCCCGACACCAGGTTGTGATTATACCTCTGCGAGAGGGGATCAGTGTGAGAAGTGTGGGAAGCTTTTGAACCCCACAGAATTAAAGGATCCAAAGTGTAAG GTGTGTAAGTCGCCTCCACGGATCCGTGATACAAACCATTTATTTCTGGAACTTCCTTTGCTGAAGGATAGGTTGGAAGagtatataaataaaatgtCAGTGGAGGGTTCTTGGAGCCAGAATGCCATTCAAGCGACAAATGCATGGCTCAAAGAGGGGCTTAGACAGCGGTGTATCACCAGGGATCTGAAGTGGGGGGTTCCAGTTCCACATGATAACTTCAGGGACAAG GTTTTCTATGTGTGGTTTGATGCGCCTATTGGTTATGTTTCAATTACTAAATGCTACACTCCAGATTGGGAGAAATGGTGGAAGAATCCAGAGAACGTGGAGTTGTATCAATTTATGGGCAAAGATAATGTGCCATTCCACACG GTTATGTTTCCTTCCACGCTTCTCGGAACTGGTGAAAATTGGACTTTGATGAAGACAATCAGTGTTACTGAATACTTGAACTATGAAGATG GAAAGTTTTCTAAGAGTAAGGGAATTGGAGTATTTGGAAACGATGCCAAAGATACAAACATTCCTGTTGAAGTATGGCGATATTACTTGCTAACCAATAGGCCCGAG ATCTCAGACACATTATTCACATGGGCGGATTTGCAAGCAAAACTCAACAGTGAGTTGCTCAATAATTTGGGCAACTTTATCAACAGGGTGTTGAGTTTTGTTGCTAAACCTTCAG GTCAAGGATATGACTCCATTATTCCAGATGCTCCAGATGCGCTTTCTGATCCTTTGACAAATAGAACAGCTGAAAAAGTGGGTAAATGTGTGGAGGAATACGTAGAGGCCATGGAGAAG GTAAAACTAAAGCAAGGACTCAAACTAGCAATGAGCATTTCTAGTCAAGGGAATATATATCTGCAA GAAAGTCAGTTCTGGAAACTTTACAAGGTAGATCAACCTCGCTGCTCTGTTGTTATGAGAACTGCAGTGGGGCTGGTGCATCTTCTTGCCTGCTTATTAGAACCCTTCATGCCCTCATTTTCTGTTGAG GTATTTAAGCAGCTCAATTTGCCTCCTGAGACACAGATATCGCTATGTGATGATAAAGGCGAGATTGAGAGGGCAAGGCGGCCTTGGGAGATTTTACCTATAGGTCACAAGATTGGGAAACCAGAGCCGCTGTTCAAGGAATTG AATGATGAGGAAGTAGATTCTCTAAGGAAGAAGTTTGCCGGAAGTCAGGCCGATAGAAAGGAAAGGCAAGAAGCTGAAGCAGTGAAGTTGGCTGAGCAACTTAAGAAATCAAAAGTTTCAG ATAAGACTGGAAAGAAAAAGCAAGCCCCAAAATCTGCAACTGAAGCTGAGATTACCATATCTAGACTAGATATTCGCGTAGGCCTCATTACAAAAGCTCAAAAGCATCCTGATGCTGATTCACTCTATGTTGAAGAGATTGATGTTGGCGAAGGACAGCCCAGAACAGTAGTCAGTGGACTAGTCAAGTTTATACCTCTTGAAGAAATGCAG AATCGGAAGGTATGTGTCCTTTGCAACCTGAAGCCGGCGACCATGCGGGGTATCAAATCACAAGCAATGGTTCTTGCTGCTTCAGATAGTGATCACACTGCA GTTGAGTTGGTTGATCCACCAAATTCTGCTCAAGTTGGGGAGAGAATCACATTCCCAGGGTTTGAAGGTGAGCCTGATGACGTGTTGAACCCCAAGAAGAAGGTTTGGGAAACCCTGCAGGTAGATTTTCACAGTAACGATATGCTAGAAGCTTGCTATAAAGATATTCCACTCACTACATCAGCTGGTGTTTGCACTGTTAAATCAATTTGTGGCGGGTCAATTAGGTAG
- the LOC126797720 gene encoding protein FAR1-RELATED SEQUENCE 5-like: MDERVLREVMLEVGDGSLRFNEQPYHSPHFSDDEEKDPGNVVEDEKRVVGGRGPRSEEDDSPIEERFSSDSDCDHGGDDESTGMEDGDFIRENGNRSTENTDRERFIMVDDSEELEESGRKFAKGLLNTELSFEDLCPLTPDSLWCSSLKGKDVKTIGIGDFDNITFPTVEEAEKFYYYYAFMIGFSVKKFRRERREVGDRMVIWRRTWACSNEGYCCSKKDPNADVPPPILFGSDGCMDQNGQCGDPTVVGKKKKRKGVARGMKYTRTGCKANFTVKIDEETGLYHVFRFETAHNHGVAAVSERHFLRSFRKVTPEDLLEVHALQSTGLGVSGSFDFMARQNGGAPLVGFMLKDLYNKLDRYRRLNSELGDAEAAMNWLRIKGMEDPNFFCRYSRDEEGRLAALFWRDHASFLDYQAFGDVLIIDSTYKTNIYGMPLVLFVGANNHRASVLFGCGLVRDEKEDTFHWLIERFVSSMENKVPITVVTDGDERLHAALHTHLPTARQRLCSWHIGRNVGQNIKDEKVQKLLGKLIYGSYSIEEWDMMWAKMIAENDLGDNEWLKTLHDRRERWSETFFRGHHCGGICSTQRCEGMNNKVKTKVCGYTKLVQFVPRLYHSVGRLRDRYMLDDFKSRNYHRKFELPMKAVEEQVFNIFTDDIYLVIRGQMVFENAFNVSTRVDYEGSKNLTCYVTQYGVDDRCWLVTYVAGSIEGEGDTYRCSCQLFESDGIPCCHIFSVFKRESVKIYPKSLIWPRWTKDAGKKSCVDKVIIDNDFGESQACRYAKLIGIAKRACYNMSLTDEGFEKGTVDLHMLLGKYHVENPLKKARVNPGDNDNVVRDPVLARTKGSHVTRTDRNGQGNEGTGDGPKCKECHTSGHNKRTCPLLKKRDRDKGATKASKSGTVSQKCSEPEIGGSSASDVPHFSYNCTNNLPPRAPYYPQMPSPVNLCFGPDHASLPDMNSQFGASDNPIHGWGFWGGSSL, translated from the exons ATGGATGAGAGAG TATTGCGTGAGGTGATGTTGGAGGTGGGTGATGGAAGTCTTCGGTTCAACGAACAACCATACCACAGTCCACATTTTTCCGATGATGAGGAGAAGGATCCCGGAAATGTGGTGGAGGATGAGAAGAGAGTTGTTGGGGGCAGAGGTCCAAGGAGCGAAGAAGATGATTCACCCATAGAAGAGAGATTTAGTAGTGATTCAGATTGTGATCACGGTGGAGACGACGAAAGTACAGGTATGGAAGATGGTGACTTTATTAGGGAGAACGGAAATAGAAGCACCGAAAATACAGACCGCGAAAGATTTATCATGGTTGACGATTCGGAAGAGTTGGAAGAGTCGGGGCGTAAGTTTGCAAAGGGATTGTTGAATACCGAGTTGTCGTTTGAAGATCTATGCCCCCTGACTCCCGATAGCTTGTGGTGTTCTAGTTTGAAGGGTAAGGATGTGAAGACCATAGGTATAGGGGATTTTGATAACATAACCTTTCCGACCGTAGAGGAGGCTGAAAAATTCTACTATTATTACGCATTCATGATTGGTTTCAGCGTGAAGAAGTTTAGAAGAGAGAGGCGCGAAGTTGGGGACCGTATGGTGATCTGGAGGAGAACTTGGGCCTGCTCGAATGAGGGCTATTGCTGCAGCAAGAAGGATCCAAATGCTGATGTTCCACCTCCCATATTGTTTGGTTCAGATGGATGTATGGACCAGAATGGGCAATGTGGGGATCCTACAGTTgttggaaagaaaaagaagagaaagggTGTGGCAAGGGGAATGAAGTACACAAGGACTGGTTGTAAAGCGAACTTCACCGTTAAGATAGATGAAGAAACTGGGCTTTATCACGTGTTCAGATTTGAAACAGCCCACAACCACGGTGTTGCAGCCGTATCAGAGCGTCACTTTCTccgttcatttaggaaagtgaCACCAGAGGACTTGCTAGAGGTGCATGCACTCCAGTCAACAGGTTTGGGGGTCAGTGgttcttttgattttatggCAAGGCAAAATGGAGGTGCCCCTTTGGTTGGATTCATGCTGAAGGACTTATACAACAAATTGGACCGTTATAGGAGACTTAATAGCGAACTTGGCGATGCAGAAGCAGCCATGAACTGGTTACGCATAAAAGGAATGGAAGatcctaattttttttgtaggtATAGCAGAGATGAAGAAGGGAGATTGGCTGCTCTGTTTTGGAGGGACCATGCTTCATTCCTGGACTACCAAGCATTTGGGGATGTTTTGATCATAGATAGCACCTACAAAACAAACATCTACGGAATGCCATTGGTGTTGTTCGTCGGTGCAAACAACCACAGAGCTAGTGTGTTATTTGGCTGTGGTCTCGTTCGTGATGAGAAGGAGGACACCTTCCATTGGTTGATTGAGCGATTCGTTTCTTCAATGGAGAACAAGGTCCCAATAACAGTTGTAACAGACGGGGATGAAAGGTTGCACGCTGCACTTCACACGCACTTGCCAACAGCAAGGCAGAGGTTGTGTTCATGGCACATAGGGCGGAATGTAGGTCAAAATATAAAAGACGAAAAAGTGCAGAAATTATTAGGGAAGCTCATATATGGGTCATATAGTATAGAAGAATGGGACATGATGTGGGCGAAGATGATAGCGGAAAACGACTTGGGGGACAATGAATGGCTGAAGACACTCCACGATAGGCGTGAGCGATGGTCGGAGACATTTTTCAG GGGACATCATTGTGGTGGAATTTGCAGCACACAACGGTGTGAGGGTATGAATAACAAGGTTAAGACGAAAGTGTGTGGTTACACCAAGCTGGTTCAATTTGTACCAAGGTTGTACCACAGTGTTGGGCGGCTGAGAGACCGGTATATGTTGGACGACTTCAAGTCCCGCAATTACCACAGGAAATTTGAATTACCAATGAAGGCCGTGGAGGAACAAGTATTCAATATTTTCACGGACGACATCTATTTAGTCATCAGGGGCCAGATGGTGTTTGAGAATGCGTTTAATGTCTCCACACGTGTTGATTATGAAGGGTCCAAAAACCTGACATGCTACGTCACACAATACGGTGTAGATGATAGGTGTTGGTTAGTGACTTACGTAGCCGGCTCTATCGAAGGGGAGGGGGATACTTATAGATGTTCCTGCCAACTGTTTGAGTCAGATGGGATACCGTGCTGCCACATTTTCTCTGTTTTTAAACGGGAAAGTGTGAAGATCTATCCGAAATCTCTTATATGGCCAAGGTGGACAAAAGACGCAGGTAAGAAGTCATGTGTTGATAAGGTGATAATTGACAATGATTTTGGGGAATCTCAGGCCTGTCGTTATGCCAAGTTAATCGGTATAGCTAAAAGAGCTTGCTACAACATGTCATTGACTGATGAAGGATTCGAGAAGGGCACAGTTGATTTGCACATGCTTTTGGGGAAATATCATGTAGAAAACCCTTTGAAAAAGGCACGGGTTAACCCGGGTGACAATGATAATGTCGTCCGTGACCCTGTCCTAGCTAGAACTAAAGGGAGCCACGTTACTAGAACTGACAGAAATGGTCAGGGAAATGAAGGAACCGGGGATGGTCCAAAATGCAAGGAGTGTCATACTTCGGGGCACAACAAGCGTACTTGTCCATTGCTGAAGAAGCGAGATAGAGACAAAGGGGCGACGAAAGCTTCCAAATCAGGGACTGTGTCACAAAAATGTAGCGAACCAGAAATTGGTGGTAGTTCTGCATCAGATGTTCCACATTTTAGTTATAATTGTACTAATAATCTACCTCCTCGTGCGCCTTATTACCCACAGATGCCGTCACCCGTAAATTTGTGCTTTGGGCCTGATCATGCCAGCCTTCCTGATATGAATTCGCAGTTTGGAGCCTCAGATAATCCTATCCATGGATGGGGTTTTTGGGGTGGTTCTTCACTTTAA
- the LOC126797731 gene encoding uncharacterized protein LOC126797731, translating into MESYPDLQCRAMWRNKPDSDVLCPAEEGKIRRVGRSRNSGSSRGNGAGSDEGHAGSDREMYVSEYARYEAEAAMKQSDGQAWLGDVPIISGCDLIEFERVVARISNERLIEIEELGFGPVHIIRGIKLNVELYRMLLSNFDVKNSTIKIHGRNLSITAKDVNRLMGLRFRGREVDINTSTDDEVICMLKRKLCGDESEICMRKLRRMVLSTYNDEEMWKVCFALYAMSTVFCPSLPGYVDDRLLVPLKNAGLIRTHNWALFVFNKLVEGVNAYQSGEPVHVGGCLIFLQVFYLSVLSERMCMFPRMCLPALSWGQNECDRMYRRIEGLGGFYATEGVWVSKRHYKSRSTEYSGSRDYSTGLKTNVVDDMADLKSDMADVQFAVGSLESIMQNVVPEIVELRKVMTTIRGKLCNLRSEEGMTELVSQVRKVVVAKLNGGSSFVCRGRENQFGGSEPPNGGRGDDKVSLNRGIGEVRVMKDTVTSGAERIVVGKKRTICSINDLSPTSRDLMAYLFSRKGRDGDASGSHEIGRFGDFTVCRRDLKCLCPEHCLNSEIINLMGALSFANRPETWFLPTSFSDHAKTVGLNSQVGGQEGTTAGLRSVRPLVGPPNQCRKIFIPICDDVDEHWYLAVFNVYAGECEIWDSCEIFDCNNFRSTQDRREDYAKCAINLIGSLFAEEFVSLPQPSSKTGGYVFTYPTGCPIQRRREDSGIFLIRNMQHYRERWYEGFNAGDQRVRIALEIVNHPLNECAQTVWANVHREQKERAAGDNGFPGTTYVGGGGGGHSIIPPFSKKFKPRVPSRS; encoded by the exons ATGGAAAGCTACCCAGATCTGCAGTGCAGAGCGATGTGGAGGAACAAACCCGATTCAGATGTCTTATGTCCCGCTGAAGAAGGAAAGATACGCCGAGTTGGGCGATCCAGAAATAGTGG GTCTAGTAGGGGTAATGGAGCAGGGTCTGACGAGGGTCACGCTGGCTCCGACAGAGAG atgtATGTTTCTGAATATGCGCGGTATGAAGCTGAGGCGGCTATGAAGCAGAGTGATGGCCAAGCATGGCTGGGTGATGTTCCAATCATCTCCGGTTGTGATTTAATAGAATTTGAACGCGTTGTTGCCCGCATTTCAAACGAGCGTCTAATTGAAATAGAAGAGCTGGGTTTTGGACCGGTCCACATAATTAGAGGTATTAAGTTAAACGTTGAGCTATACCGTATGTTGCTGTCAAATTTCGATGTTAAGAATTCTACAATAAAGATACATGGGAGGAACCTTTCCATCACAGCTAAGGACGTGAACCGTCTGATGGGATTGAGGTTTAGGGGGAGAGAAGTAGATATTAACACCTCAACAGATGATGAGGTTATATGTATGCTGAAGAGAAAGCTTTGTGGGGATGAATCAGAAATATGTATGAGGAAATTGAGGCGAATGGTATTGTCAACTTATAATGACGAAGAGATGTGGAAGGTGTGTTTTGCCTTGTACGCGATGTCAACCGTGTTTTGCCCTTCCCTACCCGGTTACGTAGATGATAGACTTCTTGTTCCCCTGAAGAATGCAGGTCTTATTAGGACCCATAACTGGGCATTGTTTGTCTTCAATAAGTTGGTTGAAGGAGTGAATGCATATCAAAGTGGTGAACCAGTTCATGTGGGGGGCTGTTTGATATTCTTACAGGTTTTCTACCTGAGCGTACTCAGTGAAAGAATGTGTATGTTTCCGAGGATGTGTCTACCGGCGTTGTCATGGGGCCAGAATGAGTGCGACAGGATGTACAGAAGGATAGAAGGACTTGGAGGATTTTATGCAACAGAGGGTGTTTGGGTTTCCAAGAGACACTATAAATCCAGATCCACAGAATACTCTGGTTCCCGTGATTACAGCACAGGTTTGAAAACAAATGTTGTAGATGATATGGCCGATTTGAAGTCAGACATGGCCGACGTGCAATTTGCAGTCGGAAGCTTGGAATCAATTATGCAAAATGTTGTTCCTGAAATTGTGGAGCTGAGGAAGGTCATGACAACAATACGTGGCAAACTCTGTAACCTGAGGAGTGAGGAAGGGATGACTGAACTTGTTAGTCAAGTCAGGAAAGTTGTTGTTGCTAAGTTGAATGGTGGAAGTAGCTTTGTGTGCCGAGGGAGAGAGAACCAGTTTGGGGGCTCAGAACCT CCTAATGGTGGACGAGGGGATGATAAAGTTTCATTGAATAGAGGAATAGGAGAAGTACGTGTGATGAAGGATACAGTGACATCAGGAGCCGAAAGAATTGTAGTTGGGAAGAAGCGTACAATCTGCAGTATAAATGATCTGTCTCCCACAAGCAGGGACCTAATGGCATACCTATTTAGCCGTAAGGGCCGTGATGGTGATGCATCAGGAAG TCATGAAATCGGGAGGTTTGGTGACTTTACTGTCTGCCGGAGGGATCTAAAATGCCTTTGTCCTGAACATTGCCTCAATAGTGAG ATAATCAATTTAATGGGTGCCCTGTCATTTGCAAACCGTCCGGAAACTTGGTTTCTGCCTACatcattttcg GACCATGCTAAAACGGTTGGTTTGAATAGTCAAGTAGGTGGCCAGGAGGGTACAACAGCTGGCCTACGTAGTGTAAGGCCGTTGGTAGGCCCTCCCAATCAGTGCCGGAAG ATATTTATTCCTATATGCGACGATGTGGATGAGCACTGGTATCTTGCTGTTTTTAATGTTTATGCAGGTGAATGTGAGATATGGGACAGTTGTGAGATATTCGACTGCAATAACTTTCGCTCAACACAGGATAGGCGGGAGGATTATGCAAAATGCGCG ATTAATCTGATTGGGTCTTTGTTTGCGGAGGAGTTTGTATCTCTTCCCCAGCCGTCATCCAAAACAGGTGGATATGTCTTCACATATCCGACCGGCTGCCCAATCCAGCGAAGGAGGGAAGACTCCGGCATATTTCTGATTAGGAATATGCAGCATTATAGGGAGCGTTGGTACGAGGGG TTTAATGCCGGGGACCAAAGAGTTAGGATTGCGCTTGAGATAGTCAACCACCCTTTGAATGAGTGTGCACAAACAGTATGGGCAAATGTACACCGTGAACAAAAGGAGAGAGCTGCAGGAGACAACGGTTTTCCCGGGACAACCTATGTAGGGGGCGGGGGCGGGGGCCATAGCATCATTCCTCCGTTTTCTAAAAAGTTCAAGCCCCGTGTCCCATCACGATCCTGA